The Novosphingobium aromaticivorans DSM 12444 genome segment ACGCCCACGCCGAGGAGCGCCGCAAGCTCGAGTTCTCGCTGCGCCACGCTCTCGAACGCAGCGAATTCGGTCTGGTGTTCCAGCCTGTCGTCGATGCGACAAGCGAAGCCGTGGTAAGTTTCGAGGCGCTGCTGCGCTGGAACAGCGAGGAGCACGGCTCCGTCAGCCCGGCGAAGTTCATTCCGCTGGCCGAGGACACCCGCCTGATCGTGCCGATCGGCGAATGGGTGCTGCGCATGGCTTGCCAGGAGGCGATGAACTGGCCGCCGCACGTCAAGATCGCGGTCAACGTATCGGGCGAGCAGTTGCTCGATCCCTACTTTGCCGAAACCGTCGTAGGTGCGCTGGCGGCAAGTGGGTTGCCCCCGCACCGGCTCGAGATCGAGGTGACCGAGAGCATCTTCGTGCGCGATGCCACGGTCGCGCAGATGACCCTCGAGAACCTCATGGGCATCGGGTGCGGCGTCGCGCTTGACGATTTCGGCACCGGATACTCGTCGCTCGGCTACCTGCGAAAGATGCGCTTCTCGACCATCAAGGTCGACCGCAGCTTTGTTCAGGGGGCCGCCAAGGACAACCCCGAGAGCCTTGCGATCGTGCGCGCTGTTGTGGCGATGGCCGACAGCCTCGACATGTCGACCACAGCCGAGGGCGTCGAGACCGAGGCCGAGCTGGAAACGATCCGCCGCCTCGGCTGCAAGAAGATCCAGGGCTACTACTTCGGTCGCCCGATGAGCGCGGCGGATGCGCGCGGCCTGTTCAGCCAGACCCGCATCCTCGAGCGGAAGGCGGGTTAGGCCTCTACCAGGCCCCGCACGACGCTTTCGAACAGCGCGCGCCCGTCGCTGCCGCCGTGCGCGGCTTCGATCATGCGTTCCGGGTGCGGCATCATGCCCAGCACGTTGCCACGGTCGTTGAGGACGCCGGCGATGTTGCGGGCCGAACCGTTGACCTCTTCGGCATAGCGGAACGCGACGCGGCCTTCGCCTTCGATACGGTCGAGCGTCGCGTCATCGGCGAAGTAGTTGCCGTCGTGGTGCGCGACGGGGATCGTGATCTGCTGGCCCGCGTCGTAGCCGGCGGTGAACAGCGACTGGTTGTTCTCGACCGTCAGCTTCACGTCGCGGCAGACAAAGCGGATGCCCGCGTTGCGCATCAGCGCGCCGGGAAGAAGCCCGGCTTCGGTCAGCACCTGGAAGCCGTTGCAGACGCCGAGCACCGTCACCCCGCGCTCGGCCGCGCGGACGACGGCCTGCATGACCGGCGAACGGGCCGCCATTGCGCCGGAGCGCAGGTAGTCGCCATAGGAGAACCCGCCGGGCAGTGCGATGAAATCAAGGCCTTCGGGCAGGTCGGCATCGCCGTGCCAGACGCGGTGGACCGTGCCGCCGCAGACCTGTTCGATCGCCACCGCCATGTCGCGATCGCAGTTGGAGCCCGGGAAGGTGATGACGGCGGAAGTGAAGGCCATGGGGAAGTTCCTTTTCAGGCCGCCTTTTCGATGCGGTAGTTCTCGATCACCATGTTGGCGAGGAGCTTGCGGCACATCTCGTCGAGCGCTTCGTCCGAAGTGGTGTCGGCCACGTCGAGTTCAATGACCCGGCCGGCGCGCACGTCGTTCACGCCCGAAAAGCCGAGTCCCTCGAGCGCGTGATGGATGGCGCGACCCTGCGGATCGAGCACGCCGTTCTTGAGGGTGACAATGACGCGGACCTTCATCGCGGGGCCTTTCGGACGCTTGGAGTGGAGATTCCCGGGATGGGAGATTCTTGCCGGCGCCTATGCAACCGCGAGCCGAGAAGAGCAAGGTTTGTGTGCCGCGTCGCCGACAGGTTGACGGGGTTTACACTGTCCAGGGAAACTTTCGCGAGCCCGGTTTCCGGACTGCCGCAACTGGCCGACGAGAGATCGGGAATGGCGCTGCGCAATGCCATGGGTCCGGGCCTAGCGCCTTTTGCGTAAGTAGGAAAACGGTTCGGCATCAGCGCGCTGTTCACGTATCCCGTCATATCAAAGGCAGGTCATCGTTCTTGCGGCGGCTGCCGGACGGGCGAGCGTTCCATGCCCCACGTAACGCCCCGACGTAGCCGCCGCGCCTTTTTTGCCTTTTAAATAACTGACGCGTCAGTTATGAATGGTGAATGCCGAGAGCCACGCCCAGCGATCGCCGTGAACGCATTCTCGATTCCGCGCGTGAGGAGTTTGCCGAGCGCGGTTTCGCCGCCGCGCGGATGGAGGACATCGCAAGGCGCGTGGGCATAAGCCGCGCCGCGCTGTACCTTGCGTTCGACAGCAAGGAGGCGATGTTCCGCGCGCTCGTTTCCGAAGTCATCACCGAGATGATGCCGACACTGCTGCCGAGCGACTATGGCAGCCTGCCCGCGCCCGCGCTGCTGCGTGCCTTCGTCAAGAACGCGATGAAGCGGATCGCCAGTCCCGACATGGCGTTCCTGCCGCGGCTGATCGTGGGCGAGGGACGCAACTTTCCAGAACTGGCACGGTTCTATCACGAGACTGCACTGATCTGCGTGCTGGGCGCGGTAGAGCGCCTGATCATCCACGGCATCGACCGGGGCGAGTTCGCCTGTGCCGACCCGAAGATGGCGGCCCGCAGCGTCGCGGGCGGAATCATCTTCGCCGCGCTGTGGCGCAATGTCTTCGAGCCGGTCGGTGCCGAGCCGCTGGACGTCGAATGGATGGCGGAAAATCACGCAGGGCTTATCCTGGCCGGCCTGCGCAGGGGAGACGTGGCATGAAGACGCCGCCGAAGCCGTTGATCGCACTGGGTGCACTCGCGCTCGCCGCGACGGGATACATGGTGTTTTCCCCATCGGCCGAGGCGGACCGCTGGTTGGGCTATGTCGAAGGCGAGCCGCTGATGATCGCGGCGCCGGTTGCGGGGACGCTTGCGGCCCGTCCTGCCATGCGCGGGCAGGAGGTGCTGCCCGGAGCCCCGCTGTTCACGCTTGACCCGACAACGACCGATGCCCAGAGCGCGCAATTGGCGGCCGAGGTCGCCGCTGCGAGGGCCCAGGCCGCCGACCTTGCGCAAGGGCGCAATCGTGCGCCCGAACAGGCAGCGGCAAGCGCGGCCCTGGCATCGGCGCGCGCCCAGGCGGTGCGGGCCGGAGCGGATTTCGAGAGGATTTCGGCCCTGGCGGGGAAAGGCTTTGCCAGCCGCACCCAGCTTGATGCCGCGCGCGCGGCGCGCGATTCGGCCAATGCGGCGGCCAGGCAGGCGGAAGCGGTGCTTGCCAGCGGTGGACTTTCGGCAGGGCGTCCTGAACAGCAGGCCGCCGCGCAGGCGGGCGTTGGCGCGGCCGAGGCAGCCTTGCGCGCACAGACCCGCCGGCGACAGGAAATCGCGCCCGTTGCGACGGTGAAGGGCGTTGTAGAGCAAACCTTCTACGATCCGGGCGAGTGGGTGCTGGCGAACCAGCCAGTGCTTGCGGTGCTGCCCGACGACCAGCGCAAGCTGCGGTTCTTCGTGCCGCAAGGTCGCGTGGCGGCGCTCAAGGTGGGAGCCACGGTGCGCTTTACCTGCGACGGGTGCGGAGAGGGCGAGCGGACGGCGAAGGTCAGTTACATTTCGCCGCGTGCCGAGTTCACGCCGCCGGTGATCTATTCCGAGCGGGCGCGGGCCAAGCTGGTGTTCATGGTGGAAGCGGCCTTGCCGGCGGGGCAGCCCCTGCCGTTGGGTCTGCCGGTTGCGGTGGTGGCGGAGTGAGCAGCGGCGAGGCATCGGCGGTACCTTCCGAAGCGTCGGGCGGTCCCCGACTGCGGGCCGAGCCGGATCTGGTCATCGATGTGCGCGGGCTGACCAAACGGTTCGGCGGACGGACAGTGGTCGACGAGGTGAGCTTGCAGGTGGCGCGCGGGTCGATCTGCGGGTTCCTCGGGCCGAACGGGTCGGGCAAGACGACGACGCTGCGGATGATCTGCGGGCTGCTGATCCCCGATGCGGGCGAGGGCGAAGTGCTGGGGCTGGACCTGAGGCGCCAGCGGGGGGCGATCAAGGGACGGGTCGGGTACATGACCCAGAAGTTCGGGCTGTTTTCCGATCTGACGATTGCCGAGAACCTCGAGTTCTTCGCGCGGGTGCACGGGCTGGACCGGCGCCGGGAGCGGGTGGCCGAAGCCTTGGAAGGGTTGGGTCTCGCCACACGTTCGGATCAGCTGGCAGGCAAGCTTTCGGGCGGGTGGAAGCAGCGACTGGCGCTGGCGGCGGCGGTGCTGCACGAGCCGGAAATCCTGCTGCTCGACGAACCGACGGCGGGCGTCGACCCGCAGGCGCGACGCGAGTTCTGGGACCAGATCCACGATCTTGCCCAGGGCGGGATGACGGTGCTGGTGTCGACCCATTACATGGACGAGGCCGAGCGCTGCCACGAGATTGCCTATATCGCCTATGGCCGCATGCTGGCGCGCGGGACGATCGGCGAGGTCGTTGCCGGGTCCGGGCTCAAGGCGCTGATGGGCGAAGGTCCGGGGGCGGACAGGCTTGCCTCGCGGATCGAGGGCCGTCCCGGCGTTGCCATGGCGGCCCCGTTCGGCACCGCGATCCACGTCTGCGGGCCCGATATCGCGGCGCTGCGTGCGGCGGTGGCGGAGTTCGACACGGTGGCATGGCATGAGGCCCGGCCGAGCCTGGAGGACGTGTTCATCCACCTGATGCGCGGGGCCGAGGACAATTCGGTGGTGGCGGCATGAAGTGGCGGGCCGCTCTCGCGCGGATCGCCGCTATGGTGTTCAAGGAAGTGCGCCAGATGGTGCGCGACCCCGGCACGATCGGCATGATGCTGATGATGCCGATCGTGCAGCTCACGATCTTCGGCTTTGCGATAAACAACGATCCCCGCCGCCTCCCAATGGCACTTGAGATCGGCGACAGCTCGCAGTTCGCGCGGAGCATCGACGCCGCGCTTCGCAACACCACCTACTTCCGCGTGACGCACGTGGTGAGCGAGCCGGGCGAGGGCGAGCGGTTGCTGAAGGACGGGGCGGTGCAGTTCCTCGTGACCGTGCCTGCCGACTTCGGCCGCGACCTGGTGCGCGGCGACCGGCCACAACTGCTGGTGACGGCGGACGCGACGGACCCGGCCTCGACCGGAAATGCCATCGGCGCGATCCAGCAGGCGGTCGATGGAGCGCTGGCGCAGGACCTGATCGGGCCGCTGGCCTTGCGCGGGCAGGCCATCGGGCCGGGCGCCTCACCAGTCGATCTGGTGATCCATCGCAGCTACAATCCCGAAGGCATCACCAGCCACAATACCGTGCCCGGCCTGCTGGCCATCGTGCTGTCGATGACGATGGTCATGCTGACGGCGCTTTCGGTGACGCGCGAGGTGGAGCAGGGCACGATGGAAAACCTGCTGGCGACGCCGCTGCGCCCGTTCGAGGTGATGGTGGGCAAGATCGTGCCCTATCTCGTGATCGGCGTGGTGCAGATGGCGGTGATCCTGCTGGCGGCGCAGGTGGTGTTCGATGTGCCGTTCGAAGGATCGGTGACACTGACGCTGGGATCGACGCTGCTGTTCATGGTCACCAGCCTCGCGCTCGGCTTCATGCTCTCGACAATTGCCGCCAGCCAGCTCCAGGCGATGCAGATGAGCTTCTTCTACATGCTGCCGTCGATCCTGCTGTCGGGCTTTGCCTTTCCGTTCAGGGGAATGCCGGTTTGGGCGCAGTGGCTGGCCGAACTCCTGCCGACCACCCACTACATCAGGCTGGTGCGCGGCATCATGCTAAAGGGCTGGACGCTGGGCGACGCCGCGTGGGAACTGGGCGTGCTGGCGGTGATGCTCGGCGTGCTGGGGACGGTGGCGGTGCGGCGGTACCAGGACACGGTGGCCTAGGTTCTGCCCCCCAGGGCCGCGGCGTCACTTTTCCGGCGCGGGCGCGCCGTCGGGCAGGACAAGTACCTGCACCGCCTTGTCCGGCGAGAGGTAGCGGCGGGCAAGGGCCTGGAGGTCTACCGCCGTCAGCCGTTCCAGCCGTGCGCGGGCGGACCTTGCGCGGGCGAGGCGTTCGGGTTCGGTCTGGGCGCGTTCGGCAAGGGCCATCCATCCCCCGTTGGTCTTGAGCGCGTTGTCGATGCGTTCGAGCATGGGTGCGCGGGCACGCTGGAGCACGTCCGCATCGACCGGTGCGGCGGCCAGCGCGCGGACCGTCTGGTCGAGCGCGGTGCGGGTGGCTGCAACGTCCGCCAGATCGACGGAAGCCGCGAGGACGAACGTTCCATAGCCCGGCCAGACGTGGCTGAGGCTGCTGGCAGCGCCGGGCGAATAGGCCTTGCCGAGCTTTTCCCGGATCGTGTCGAGCACTTCGACTTCTGCCACTTCCTTGAGCAGGGAGAGCGCCATGGCTTCTTCCGGATCGCGATCGTCGCGGGTGGGCCAGACATAGCGGACGAGCGCCTGGTTGGCCTCGCCGGTGTGGCGCACGATGACCGGGCCGCGCTTGCTCGTGAAGCCGCGCATGCGTTCGGCGCTGTAGGCGCGGAAGTCTGCCTCGCGCGGGGGAAGGGCGCCGAAGGTGCGGGCAACGGCGTCTATCGCGGCTGCCTCGTCGATGTCGCCGACGATGGCGACCTCTATCGCGCCGTGGGTGAGCCGGTCCGCGATGGCTTCCCGCAGCTTTGCATATGTCAGCGCGGTGTAGGCGCTTTCGGGCTGGAGCGTGAAGCGCGGGTCGTTGTCGGAAAGGATGCCGCCGATTGCATTGGACAGCGCCGCACCCGGGGAAGAGCGCAAGCGGGCGAAGAAGTTGGCGATGTTCTGGCGATAGAGGACCTCGCCTTCCGGGCGGTAGCCGGGGTCGGTGAGAAGCGCGGCCCAGAGCTGGAGCTGGAGCTGGAGGTCGCGCGGGGTCGTTACCGCGTCGCTGCCGAAGGTGTCGCCGCCAGGGCCGAGGCCCATGACTACCGAACGTCCGGCCAGCAGCGTCTGGAGGTCGTCCTCGCTGTGCTTGCCGAGGCCGCCGCGCGCGAGAACGCCGGTCATCTCGGTGGCGAGGGGTTGGGCGGGGGTATCGAGCATTTCGCCGCCGTCGAGATTGAGGCGGACCTCGACCCGGTCCCGCGCGAGGTCGGTACGCTTGAGGTTGAGGCGGACATTGTTGGCGAAGCGGATCTGGCGGATGGCGTAGAGCGGTTCGACCGTGTCTGAGACGACCGCGCCGGCGGGACCGAAATCGTTATAGGCAAAGGCCGTCGGTGCGGGGATTTCGCCAGCGGCTGCCCTGGCGCGGGTGGCCTTGTCCCAGGTCTTGCGCAGCGCTTCGGCCCCGCCCTTGGGCGCGGTTCGGCCCTGGAAGCGGATCAGCGGGGCCTTGAGGGGAACCGCTTCTTCCTTGAGCGCGGCCATTACCGTTTGCGGGGTGATCGTGGCGGCGAAGCGGTTGAAGCGGTCGAGTCCGGACTGCGGGGTCGTGGGCACCTGCTCGTCGCGCACGAGGGCGAGGGCGGCGTTGACCAGCGTGCCGTGCGGGCGCGTATCGGCGCCTGCGGCCGCATTCTCCAGCCCGGTGCGGATGTTGGCGACCTGCTCGTCGATCTCGACCTGGGTGAAGCCCGTGGCAAGCGCCCGGGCATAGGCGGCGGCGGCGGCGGCGAAACCGCGCTGCCATCCGCCGTCGACGGTGTCGACGATGAGATTGGTGGTGCGGCCGATCCTGAACACCTCGCTCGTTCCCAGCCCCGCGCCGCGGAACGGCGGGTCGATCGTCCGGCTCATGCGCTGGAAGCGGCGGTTGACCACGCCGTAGCCGATCTGGCGCAGGAGATTGCGGCGGCGGTTGGCGATCGTGTCGGGCTCGTCCAGCCAAGGCCCGTGGCGCGAGGCGGTGACGCGTTCGGAGAGCGATGGATCGAGGTGGATGTCGACCGCGCCCTTCTGCTTCGTAAGAACCTTGCCCTGGTCGGGGCGCGGGGTTTCGGCCTGGGGCTGCCAGTCGGCGAAGCGGGTGCGGATCGCCTGCTCCACAACGTCGGGATCGAAGTCTCCGACGATGACGAGCGTGGTTTTCGAGGGCACGTATTCGCGTGACCAGAAGGCCCTGAGCGTATCCGCCGTCGCGGCGTTGAGGGCCTCGACAGTGCCGATGGGCAAGCGCCGGGGGTAGGTGGCGGCGGGATAGAAGAAGGCGAGCTGGTCTTCGAGATTGGTGCGCTGCCAGCCCTGTCCGTCGCGCAGTTCGGACAGGACCACGCCGCGTTCGCGGGTGACTGCTTCGGGGTCGAATGTCAGTTCGCTTGCCGTCTCGCGCATGAGCATGAGCGCGGTGTCGAGAAGCTTCGCGTCGTTCCTCGGCAGGTCCAGCATGTAGAGCGTCTGCTCGAACGAGGTCTGCGCGTTGGTATCCGCCCCGAAGGAAAGGCCGTTGCGTTCCAGCAGTTTGACCATCTCGCCTTCGGGCACGCGGGTGGAGCCGTTGAAGGCCATGTGTTCGACGAAATGGGCAAAGCCGCGCTCGCTCTCGCGCTCGTCGAGCGAGCCGGTGGCGACATCCATGCGCACTTGCGCGGTCCCTGCGGGCGTGGCGTTCTTGCGGATGATGAAGCGCATGCCGTTGGGCAGCTGGCCGTAGCGAAAGGCGGGATCGGGCGGCAAGTCGCTGCGCTGGAAGGCCCAGGTTTCTTTGGGTGCGCTCGCGAGTTGCGCGGGCTGCGCGGCGCAGGCGGCGAGGGACAGGGCAGCGGCGAGGGGAAGCAGGCGGCGCAGGATCATTGAGCCGAGATGTGCCCGCTTGGGCCTGAACGCGCAATGAGGAGTTGGCTGTCCTGCCTTAGGCAGACACACCTTCCCGGTAGGCAGAGTGCCTTTCGGCCATCGCTTCCAGATCGGTGTCCTTCATCGCGACAACGGTGACGGTTCCGTCCGTCTGGAGCATGGAGCGGACGGTGTAGCCCTTGCCCTCGTAAAGTCGGCGGATGCCAGCCGCTGCCCGAGGAGATGCCTTGGTGAAGAATTTCTTGGCCATTACCCCAATCCTTCTACCTGTCTGAACGCCTGCGCGCGGTGGTTAGCATAGCTGGGGTTCGTTAGGAAATCTTCCAGGTCCACGTCCTTGCCGTAGGTATTCTCAACCCATTTCGAGAGTTTGGAGAAGTTCGCTGAATCGGCAATGAATTCGAGAATGCGCTCTACATGGTCGATATCGTCTGGCTGGAAGGAAAGAGTGGATTCGCCCGATACCGATGGATCGAGAACCGTCACCTGATCCTGGGCCCGAATCTCGAACCAGCCCAGCTTGACGTGGTCGCGCTCCAGGCGGTCAGCCATGACCTAGAGGTAATGCCGAAGGAAGATCCGGAAGCGGAAGATGAGGAAAAGGACAACCAGCGGCCAGATCAATGTGTCAATTATAGAGGCCCATGCCTCGGTCGGGCCGGGTAGAGAGTAGAGTACGGCCGCGATCCAACGGATGGTCCAGGGCGCATGGACAGGTTCGATCATCCTTCACCCATACCCCGCATTGCGAATGTGAAGGCTGGAGCTTGCACCGATATGGAAGAGTCTGGTCCATACGAGCGGGGCAAACGAAAACCCCCTCCGTTGCCGAAGGGGGTCTTGTGTTTCAGCCGGAGCTGAGAAGCTTATTTCTTGCCGCGCAGCTTGCGGTGGGCGCCGAGGTCGAAGACTTCGCTCGGGCCGCCGTCATTCTCGAGCAGGCCGAGGCGGCGGGCGACTTCCTGGTAGGCTTCTTCCTCGCCGCCGAGGTCGCGGCGGAAGCGGTCCTTGTCGAGCTTTTCGCCGGTGGTCATGTCCCACAGGCGGCAGCCGTCGGGGCTGATCTCGTCGGCCAGGATCACGCGGCTGTAGTCGCCGTCCCAGATGCGGCCGAATTCGAGCTTGAAATCGACCAGGCTGATGTTGATCGCCGCGAACATGCCGCAGAGGAAATCGTTCACGCGGATCGCCATCGAGGAGATGTCCTGCATTTCCTCGTTGCTGGCCCAGCCGAAGCAGGCGATGTGCTCTTCCGCGATCATCGGATCGCCCAGCGCATCGTCCTTGTAGTAGTATTCGATCAGGGTGTGCGGCAGCGGCTCACCCTCTTCGATGCCGAGGCGCTTGGAGATGGAGCCGGCGGCGATGTTGCGCACGACCACTTCGATCGGAATGATTTCCGCCTGGCGAACCAGCTGCTCGCGCATGTTGAGGCGGCGGATGAAGTGCGTGGGAATGCCGATATGGGCGAGGCGCGTGAACACGTACTCGCTGATGCGGTTGTTGATCACGCCCTTGCCGTTGATCGTGCCGCGCTTCTGCGCGTTGAACGCGGTGGCATCGTCCTTGAAGTACTGGATCAGGGTGCCGGGTTCCGGGCCCTCGTAAAGGATCTTGGCCTTGCCTTCGTAGATCTGGCGGCGACGGGACATCGTTTCGTCTTCCTGCACGGCGCCGGGTATGTCCCGGCCGGAATAAGAAACCCCGGCATCACGTGGAGACGACTCCATCGCTGCGGCCGGGGCGTTCGATTGGCCCATAAGCGAACTGGCGAAAAAGTGCAATTGCGCGGGTGCGAGTCGTGGTGGCAGCGGGCGCGCGCCGGGCCCGCGCCGAGGGCATCGCGATCCTTGCGGGGCGGCAAAGCTGCCTTTCCGGCGCATGGCTGGAACCGGCGCGCGAGGTTGGCTAGACCGGCTGCGAAGGAGATTTGCCCATGACCAGCCCCGCCGCCCGTACCGATGCGATCGCGCTGCTTGCCCGCTATTATGCCGCGTTCAACGCGGGCGACTGGCAGGGAATGCTGGACTGCCTCAGCGAGGACGTGGCGCACGACGTGAACCAGGGCGATCGCGTGGTCGGAAAGGCCGCGTTCGCCGAATTCCTGAAGCACATGGAGCGCTGCTACAAGGAGCGCCTGGAGGGCATCGTGCTGATGGCGAGCGAGGACGGCACCCGCGCTGCGGCGGAGTTCGTCGTCCATGGCGCATACCTGGCCACCGACGAAGGACTGCCAGAAGCGAGCGGGCAGAAATATGTCCTGCCGGCCGGCGCGTTCATCGGCATTGAGGGCGGGAAGATCGCGCGCCTGACGATGTACTACAACCTTGCCGACTGGACCAGGCAGGTCGTGGGCGAGTGAGCATCACTGTCCGGCCACTGACCGGCGACGAGATCGCGGCGGCACTGGAAGACCTGGCGCGGCTGCGGATCGTCGTATTCGCGGCCTACCCTTACCTTTACGATGGCGATGCGGCCTATGAGGCCGAGTACCTTGCCGAATATGCGGCGGCGCCAGACGCGGTGCTGGTGGCGGCCTTCGAGGGCGGACGAATCGTGGGCGCGGCAACAGCCGCGCCGATGATGCACCAGAAGGCCGAGTTCCGCGCGCCGTTCGAGGCGCGCGGGCTGGATGTGACGCGGTTGTTCTATTTCGGCGAGAGCGTGCTGCTGCCCGAGTATCGCGGGCATGGGATCGGCCATGCCTTCTTCGACCACCGCGAGGCGCAGGCGCGAGCCTGCGGGGCGAACGCCGCGTGCTTTGCCGCCGTGATGCGGGCCGACGACCACCCGGCGCGGCCAGCGGACTACACGCCGCTCGACGCGTTCTGGACCAAGCGTGGCTATGCCGTGGTGCCCGGGCTGACCACGCAGCTTTCGTGGAAGGAACACGGCGAGGAAGCGGAGCGGGTGAACGCGATGCAATACTGGCTGCGGCAATGGTGAGCTTTACCGTTGCCGCCGCGCAATATCCGGTCGACCGCCTGGAGGGGTGGGATGCCTATGAGGCGAAGCTGACGCGCTGGGTGGAGGAGGCCGCGACGGCTGGCGCGAAGCTGGCGGTTTTTCCTGAGTATGGCGCGATGGAACTGGCGAGCCTCGATTCCGCGACGATGGGCGATCTTGCCCTGTCGATCGAGACGGTTTCCTCGCTGTTGCCGCGCGTCGATGCTCTCCATGCCGAACTGGCTGGGCAGACGGGGATGCACATTCTGGCGGCATCTGCCCCGCGCAAGGATGCCGATGGGCGCTTTCGCAACGCGGCGCGGCTGTTTGCGCCCAACGGCAGGTCCGGCGTGCAGGACAAGCTGGTGATGACGCGGTTCGAGCGTGAGCAGTGGCATATCGCGGCGGGTTCGACCTTGCGGGTGTTTGACACGGCGCTGGGGCGGCTGGCGGTGACCATCTGTTATGACAGCGAATTTCCGCTGCTGGCGCGCGCCTGCACGGAGGCCGGGGCGCAAGTCGTGCTGGTGCCGTCGTGCACGGATTCGCTCCATGGATATTGGCGTGTGCGGATCGGGGCGCAGGCGCGCGCGCTGGAAGGGCAGTGCTATGCGGTCCATTCGCCTACTGTCGGAGAGGCGGAATGGTCCCCGGCGGTCGACGTCAATCGCGGTGCGGCAGGGGTCTATGGTCCGCCGGATCGCGGGATGCCCGAAGACGGCGTTCTGGCGATCGGGGACGAAGGCGCGGCGCAATGGGTCCTTGCCGAAGTGGATACGGCAAGA includes the following:
- the purQ gene encoding phosphoribosylformylglycinamidine synthase subunit PurQ, translating into MAFTSAVITFPGSNCDRDMAVAIEQVCGGTVHRVWHGDADLPEGLDFIALPGGFSYGDYLRSGAMAARSPVMQAVVRAAERGVTVLGVCNGFQVLTEAGLLPGALMRNAGIRFVCRDVKLTVENNQSLFTAGYDAGQQITIPVAHHDGNYFADDATLDRIEGEGRVAFRYAEEVNGSARNIAGVLNDRGNVLGMMPHPERMIEAAHGGSDGRALFESVVRGLVEA
- the purS gene encoding phosphoribosylformylglycinamidine synthase subunit PurS, yielding MKVRVIVTLKNGVLDPQGRAIHHALEGLGFSGVNDVRAGRVIELDVADTTSDEALDEMCRKLLANMVIENYRIEKAA
- a CDS encoding TetR/AcrR family transcriptional regulator, translating into MPRATPSDRRERILDSAREEFAERGFAAARMEDIARRVGISRAALYLAFDSKEAMFRALVSEVITEMMPTLLPSDYGSLPAPALLRAFVKNAMKRIASPDMAFLPRLIVGEGRNFPELARFYHETALICVLGAVERLIIHGIDRGEFACADPKMAARSVAGGIIFAALWRNVFEPVGAEPLDVEWMAENHAGLILAGLRRGDVA
- a CDS encoding HlyD family secretion protein; protein product: MKTPPKPLIALGALALAATGYMVFSPSAEADRWLGYVEGEPLMIAAPVAGTLAARPAMRGQEVLPGAPLFTLDPTTTDAQSAQLAAEVAAARAQAADLAQGRNRAPEQAAASAALASARAQAVRAGADFERISALAGKGFASRTQLDAARAARDSANAAARQAEAVLASGGLSAGRPEQQAAAQAGVGAAEAALRAQTRRRQEIAPVATVKGVVEQTFYDPGEWVLANQPVLAVLPDDQRKLRFFVPQGRVAALKVGATVRFTCDGCGEGERTAKVSYISPRAEFTPPVIYSERARAKLVFMVEAALPAGQPLPLGLPVAVVAE
- a CDS encoding ABC transporter ATP-binding protein → MSSGEASAVPSEASGGPRLRAEPDLVIDVRGLTKRFGGRTVVDEVSLQVARGSICGFLGPNGSGKTTTLRMICGLLIPDAGEGEVLGLDLRRQRGAIKGRVGYMTQKFGLFSDLTIAENLEFFARVHGLDRRRERVAEALEGLGLATRSDQLAGKLSGGWKQRLALAAAVLHEPEILLLDEPTAGVDPQARREFWDQIHDLAQGGMTVLVSTHYMDEAERCHEIAYIAYGRMLARGTIGEVVAGSGLKALMGEGPGADRLASRIEGRPGVAMAAPFGTAIHVCGPDIAALRAAVAEFDTVAWHEARPSLEDVFIHLMRGAEDNSVVAA
- a CDS encoding ABC transporter permease, which codes for MKWRAALARIAAMVFKEVRQMVRDPGTIGMMLMMPIVQLTIFGFAINNDPRRLPMALEIGDSSQFARSIDAALRNTTYFRVTHVVSEPGEGERLLKDGAVQFLVTVPADFGRDLVRGDRPQLLVTADATDPASTGNAIGAIQQAVDGALAQDLIGPLALRGQAIGPGASPVDLVIHRSYNPEGITSHNTVPGLLAIVLSMTMVMLTALSVTREVEQGTMENLLATPLRPFEVMVGKIVPYLVIGVVQMAVILLAAQVVFDVPFEGSVTLTLGSTLLFMVTSLALGFMLSTIAASQLQAMQMSFFYMLPSILLSGFAFPFRGMPVWAQWLAELLPTTHYIRLVRGIMLKGWTLGDAAWELGVLAVMLGVLGTVAVRRYQDTVA
- a CDS encoding M16 family metallopeptidase; this translates as MILRRLLPLAAALSLAACAAQPAQLASAPKETWAFQRSDLPPDPAFRYGQLPNGMRFIIRKNATPAGTAQVRMDVATGSLDERESERGFAHFVEHMAFNGSTRVPEGEMVKLLERNGLSFGADTNAQTSFEQTLYMLDLPRNDAKLLDTALMLMRETASELTFDPEAVTRERGVVLSELRDGQGWQRTNLEDQLAFFYPAATYPRRLPIGTVEALNAATADTLRAFWSREYVPSKTTLVIVGDFDPDVVEQAIRTRFADWQPQAETPRPDQGKVLTKQKGAVDIHLDPSLSERVTASRHGPWLDEPDTIANRRRNLLRQIGYGVVNRRFQRMSRTIDPPFRGAGLGTSEVFRIGRTTNLIVDTVDGGWQRGFAAAAAAYARALATGFTQVEIDEQVANIRTGLENAAAGADTRPHGTLVNAALALVRDEQVPTTPQSGLDRFNRFAATITPQTVMAALKEEAVPLKAPLIRFQGRTAPKGGAEALRKTWDKATRARAAAGEIPAPTAFAYNDFGPAGAVVSDTVEPLYAIRQIRFANNVRLNLKRTDLARDRVEVRLNLDGGEMLDTPAQPLATEMTGVLARGGLGKHSEDDLQTLLAGRSVVMGLGPGGDTFGSDAVTTPRDLQLQLQLWAALLTDPGYRPEGEVLYRQNIANFFARLRSSPGAALSNAIGGILSDNDPRFTLQPESAYTALTYAKLREAIADRLTHGAIEVAIVGDIDEAAAIDAVARTFGALPPREADFRAYSAERMRGFTSKRGPVIVRHTGEANQALVRYVWPTRDDRDPEEAMALSLLKEVAEVEVLDTIREKLGKAYSPGAASSLSHVWPGYGTFVLAASVDLADVAATRTALDQTVRALAAAPVDADVLQRARAPMLERIDNALKTNGGWMALAERAQTEPERLARARSARARLERLTAVDLQALARRYLSPDKAVQVLVLPDGAPAPEK
- the purC gene encoding phosphoribosylaminoimidazolesuccinocarboxamide synthase, translating into MSRRRQIYEGKAKILYEGPEPGTLIQYFKDDATAFNAQKRGTINGKGVINNRISEYVFTRLAHIGIPTHFIRRLNMREQLVRQAEIIPIEVVVRNIAAGSISKRLGIEEGEPLPHTLIEYYYKDDALGDPMIAEEHIACFGWASNEEMQDISSMAIRVNDFLCGMFAAINISLVDFKLEFGRIWDGDYSRVILADEISPDGCRLWDMTTGEKLDKDRFRRDLGGEEEAYQEVARRLGLLENDGGPSEVFDLGAHRKLRGKK
- a CDS encoding ketosteroid isomerase-related protein, with protein sequence MTSPAARTDAIALLARYYAAFNAGDWQGMLDCLSEDVAHDVNQGDRVVGKAAFAEFLKHMERCYKERLEGIVLMASEDGTRAAAEFVVHGAYLATDEGLPEASGQKYVLPAGAFIGIEGGKIARLTMYYNLADWTRQVVGE